DNA from Brassica napus cultivar Da-Ae chromosome C4, Da-Ae, whole genome shotgun sequence:
GTTGATATTGGTGAAAACGACGTGAGTATCGCCGAGTACATCAGATCCTTTCCTTCTGCTTCATTGTTTCGTGATGTTATCATGATATGTATGACGTATTGTGGACGTTTTGATGACAGGACGAGGAAGAGGATACAGAAGAAGCAGAAAAAGACGAGAAAGTTCCAAGGAATTGGAGTGTCTTGAAGAGTACTCCTGAGCTTCGCAACTCCAAGGTAAAAGCTACACGTTCAGCTTTAGCCGTCTATATACATGCGTTTATGCGTGCGTGTGTTGATGATAGTTGTGTGTTTGGATTCTGAAACAGCCTAAACCGAAGAAGGAAGGTCGTATGGCTCTTGACGAAGCCGTGGATGATTCTGAGAACTTGACCGATTTTCTCATGGACTTTGATGAGGAGACTGATCCTTAACCGAATCTTGTGTTTCTTTTACAGTCAGGACTTCAGTGTAAAGACTTTTTACTACTAAACTTTTTTTGATGGAATCACTGTATTGAGTTTACTGCTGCTACTAGTGGGGACGGTTTGTTTCAGCTTGGTTATAAACGGTTTTGTTAGAAAACCAGACCAGAACCAAATTAATGATGCAGAGAAGAATAGTGACATTGATCCACAAGAAGCTCAGCTATTTTATTCAAATTGAATGACGAGAGATGCTGAGAATGATTTCACAAGTAGTGtcgctctcttttttttttcatctatgtttaaaatgaaATCCACTTTTTGTCCAACAAATCATTTCGTGAAAGGagttgaacaaaaacaaaatcctacaattgaaatgaaatgaaatttgAAGTAATGGCGATGTTCGGTGTATATATAGAGACTTCTTCTTTTTATCTCTTCACTTGTTTCTGGAGATGACTCTATGGGTTAAGTCAATAAGTGCCCGCCTTGATCTCTTCACATCTTCATCGTCTGTTTCAGGTAAAGACCCTATTGCTGCTGCTGCCCGATTCGCATGCTCTATAGCTAACTCTCTTGTCCTTTGTATTCCCTTGCTCTTCCCAAGATACTCTAACGCCTGGATTTGTTTTTATGGGATATATATCATAAGAAACTTCGAAAATGTATTTCAATATACTAGGATATCTGAATCTTTAACACTTACAATGTCAACATTTGTTGGATCTTTTTCAAGCTGATCAACAACTGTGCGTAGTTGAGGAAACTCCTCCATGGCAAAGAGTATTGGAGCTGTTATGATCCCATGGCGGATATCTGATAACGATCCCTTTCCCAGAGAAGCTGATGTGCCCGTGAAGTCAAGAACGTCGTCTATCAATTGGAATGCCAAGCCCTTCAAAATAGAAACTAATCAAACGTTGTGGAGAAAAGACTAGTTGTAATGGAGACAACATTTTTCAGAAGTTGATAGATAACGAACCAGATTCCTCCCGTATTCAAAAGCTAACATGGCAACTTCTGCTGACTGTCCAGCGAGCAACGCAATTGCTTTGCAGCTATTTGAGATTAGTGAGGCCGTCTTATAATATGTCTTCTGCATGTAGTAGTCCATACTGTAGCCATGTAAAAGTTAATCATATTCGCATAAACAATGATAATTATATGATAAACCTTTACTAGAAGACATGAGTAGATTTATTTAATGGATGTGTGTCAACCTATGACGCTGATCGGTTGTGCTAGTCATTTGCATGGTTTCACCAGTAACAAGATGTTCTACAACGGTTGCAAGTAACGATACAACCTACAAAATACAGAAACAATGAAGAGGGATAGCTTGCAAGACTGAACAATACTTAGGATTGATGTCACTGATTCTAAGTTCTATATTAAGGCAAGTTTTAATCGTCTATGAATAAAACGTATCTTGAAAGAACAGTAGCGAGGTATTGAACAAGTTTATAAATGGAAGGGtaaacttcttctttttcttaccTCTGTGTTTTTTAGAGCAGCAAGAGCCACACAAGCCCGAGAGAGTAAGAAATCTCCTGCTAATACCGATATCTACAACGTGGAATCAACGGTGATATTAATATCTAACTGAAGCATAATCGCCAGAGATACAAAATTAATCATGTCTAAGACGGTAGAAGATTCCGTCAAGTGATTACCTTGTTACCCATTACAAAGTTTAAGGAACCAACACCACGCCTTGTATCCGCATCATCCAAGACATCATCGTGCAGGAGGCTTGCAACCTACAAATGAGCACCAAAgcattaaataattgaagaataCTGAATCTTGCTTTTAATGGACGTGATGAGTTAATAGTATAGTTACTGACATGTATCATTTCGGTGATTTCAGCAATACCCCGTTGCCTTAGGCGTAATTCTGATGGGACAATATCTGCTGATTCAGCAGCCAATGCTTCTGGTAcgcgtacattcagagccgtcGCCATCAACAGCAAAATCTATAAACATAAAACGAGACCAGCTATGAAACCGAGAGGGAGAAAATATAAgatatggaaacaaaaaaaaaagagagtatggTCATTACAGTTGGACGAAACTGTTTTCCTTCCACACCTCTTTTGAAGAAGTATTCAGCCGCAGAGGCAAGCTTCGGCACCTGAATAGAAGAAGCCAGTTACAGTAGAAAAATTATCTAGAATTTTCTTCAGAACAGAAAATTAGCTTCATTCACACTTCTTTATGAGCAAATAAAAGGCCACTTTACCTCGGCAACTACCATGGCTCTCAACTTATTACTAAGAAGTGACAGCTCATCAGCAACAAGCGAAAAGGGGTCAAGCTCCTCCTAGGAAAGGACAATCAGAAAAGAAGAGGAGCAGTTGGAAATATTTACGCAATAACTCAAGGTTAAAAAAACGATGGCCAGTTCAATAAGCTGAGCAACAGAGAATAAAACCAAGTTCAGAAAACAACACATGGTTTTTCGTTGGATTTTCTTACATCAGTAAGCAATGTCCAGTAGATGTGAAAGTTGAACAACAGAGGATCTAAAAGTATAAGCTCATCAATGATGATTCAATGGAAATGGTGTAAATAAGGGATCAAAGATTAAACCTCAACAACGGAGCTGCTCTGGTGATAGAGCTGATGTCTAAAGCTCCCAAAACCCGGAGAAGTCAACGCATAAGAAGTACCTCTGCAAACGTAACCCTACTAAAACATGACAAAGAGAATTAACACATTGGTTAGGTCAACAAATTCTATATAGCACATGAAATTTAAGATAAACTTAACTCGTTTTCAATCATTTTTCTTATCCTAACAGCCCTTATGTATCTAAATAGAACGCATGTAAGAAAATTTCTCTGTGCTGAGGTTATTAGAAAGTAGAAAGAGAAGACTAGCTTTTGGATTGAttactactatatatatatatatatactccaacaccaaaactataatgaGTTTCCcacaataaaaacacaaactttaTCCAATCTATTTTGGTAATgaatgattataaataataaatcggGGAACCGCAGAAGGGCGAAACAACCTCCTTATATGTAGAGTCGGAACAAGAGGAGTGACTCCGATCGGGTATGATTGCGAGGCGACGAGAGGCGATGAGAGATCGAGAGCAGCCATAGAAGCTGCGGAACTTGCGAGAAATACCCCTCGTGATTAacatcttttcttcttcttctctcttattTACGGATCCGACGAGAAGCCGAAGACTTTTTTTGTTCGATTGTATAATAGAGAAATCAAAATGTCCTCCGATGAAAGCAGCCGAACGACTTCGTTTTGGCTTATTATCAAAAATGTGACGACGAACCTCAGCCATGGAAATGCATTAATTAAGTTCCCTTCCCACACTGACCGCTTCTCAGGGCTTAGggtttaatcatattttttttaaaaaatcatttcacACTAAATAATTAGAATAAAAGTCTTTACCAAACCCCTAACATGAGGCCCACTCAAGCCCAATATCTGTTTTTCTTCTTGACCAAGACTTTAAGCTAATTTTTTGTCACCACAATTTCTTTCAACTGGGTCATTTGTAGTTTGGTACCATATAGCAAGAGGTGGACACTTCGGTTATTTTTTCAGTTCGATtcggtttggttagttcggttctagtatttttccaactgaagtaaaccatagttagtttggttcggtttgtatTCAGTTCAGTTTAtttttggatcagtttactTTTCAGTTGTATAAATAAATCGTAACAAGTTTTAGAACTTGATATTATAAATCCCACTTGAAGTTATTTAGAATTGACACCACAAAAAAAGATCTAGATGCTATAAAAAATATTCAGGAGACAGAAATAGACGCCTGGAGAATGAACTTttgttttcaataaaatttgCTTTAGGTTTacatttataagaatatatgcATAGagacttttctattttttaaaatcaaatattttgattattacaggttagaagaatatatgttaATGAATGGAAAATACGTGGTCTAGTATTAGAATTTTAGCATAttggtattactaatatttttaatttaaataattacaaaacacattggttttaaaccgaaccaaaccaaaccgaaccgaaccattTGGGCTGGGAAAATTTTCAACCGAATGGTTTGAAATagactttggttcggtttgaatcggttTCGGTTCTGTTAGTTCAGTTTgactcggttcggtttttttgtcCAACCCCTAGGCatatacaatcaatttcacataCACATGGAACAATGTTAAAATTACTATTAATAAACACTGTAACATTTTTCCACCATTTACAACAATAACATTACACATTTACCACTGGAGATGGCTCTATCTGCAGGAGCAATTGCTCAAACTCTTCATCAGTGCTCTTAAGCATCAATGCCAACGGCAACTCTAAACCTCTCTCCATAGATTTCAGGTGCCTCGGCTTTATCCTTTTCTCTAGACTAAACGCAAAATACTGCGGAAACTCCTTTAGATTCTCCAGTTTACCTTTGATCTCGCACATGAAGTAATCCAGCTTTGGTTTAAAGTTGTTCTCTATGCTAAATGTGAATAGAGCCGGACATCTAAGGATCATTCCAATCGCCTCTGATCTCGAGAACCCTATACTCTCCAAGAATCTGACAAAAATTACAATGTAAATTCTAATTTAATAACCagtaacattatatatatatttttttttgaaagaataacCTTTTTAACCACTTGTGCTAGTGAAGATACAATAACCAGTAAcattaaagaaaataatgaatGAAATATTTACCTAAGCTTTGGGATGAGAGTGTGTTCAACACTAGACACCAACAAGACAGGATCTTGGTAAGCAAGAGCATCAAGATCCTTGAAACCAAGTCTCTGCAAGTAGAACAGAGCAGGCTTGAGCTGGTCCTCCACGGTGCTGATCAGTAGCCTCGGACATTTCTTGACCACTCTTCTGAACGCATTATCGGGGACATGGAGATCACTCGACAGGAACGTGAAAACAGGGTTGAGTTCTGTTCTGATGTCTGAAGTGAGGATCTTGGGACACATCCCCAAGATCCTTGGCAGGTCGTTCGGGTAGATTCCTTTTGATTGGAGGAAGTTGAGGACGGCTTCGACGGAGTCAAGGGAGGCTGAGCGGAGGAAAGGGTTGAGAGAGAGGGCTTTGCCGGAGTCGATTCCCATGAGCTCGAGGCATAGGATCTTCTCTTTCATCTGGAGGGTTACGGCTTGGTCGGCGACGGAGAAGAGAGGGTGGGTGTGGAGAGTGGTTTTGATGGTGGTGGGTTTCGTGGATTGAGATAGCTGTGGAGATGAAGGTTTCTTTGGGGAGATGTAGAGAGACGAGCTCAGTGCTGCAGACATGGTGGAAGTGAgtagagagggagagagagatgatatggccttaagaagaaagaagaaaaggtgATGTGTGTTACTGCCACGTGGCATTATATTGTGTTGTGATTGGGTGAGTTTAGATTGCAAAAGTGTTTTATTTTCGAATCTGGATAATACAAAAAGACATCCAAACACGTGGCAGTCCTCTTGTACAATGATTGGTTTGTTTGAGATTACATTATTGTCTTCTTCAGTGTTTTCAATCTTTTATCTTTTCTCTGGACAGTTGATCTTCAACTATACCTTGTCACATTTCGAGGCTGGCTCTTTTACAAGCCTTGATGAAGCCACTTATAACGAGCAAGTTTAAGATCACTGGACAGTTTTGGATGCCCTGATCAATGTCGTTGCGGACTAAACTTGTGATGATCTTACACAATTCATTGCTTTGGATTCACATAAATCACTGCAAGGACAGAAATTGGCATAATCATGTCAGGGTAACCAAAGAGGACAAGAGGGAACTTCAGGTTCAGTTGATAATGTAAATACAATGATGGATTAAAACAGAGTACTATCCCAATAAACAAGATGATAACAAAAAAAGATTGGCATCTACGTTTGATGCATTTCTCAGCTGATGAAAATTGTATAGAAAAATCttgaattaatattttcttttgaaagaAAGAATGTCACTAGAAACAGTATTGGCAAAGAAGAAAacatttacaaattttataaacatttttttctatcGACCTATTTTATAAAACGTTTAAATTCCAAATTTGGCTTTGACTAAACACTTTTAGTCCTTTACATAAATCAAACTAGTCGGCAacacttttctttttaaaaaccatAAACGATTACCTCTTCCTCCATGATGATCTCATTAATTACCAACTCTAGTGACTAATGCATGAAAAGTCAAAACAAAAACGATAAATAAGAGCATAGTTATCCCACGTCCCTAAgcgaagtttttaagaaaatcagtgatttaattaaatcaaagtTGTTATGAATCGGACTGTGGACATAAccattatgatttgtaatctttccatttatctatgacggtgtaatctcctatataaaaaacttctatgttatgaataaagatagacttttccattacttttataacatgtTATCAACACGAAAcactaaatccctaagctaatacccaaatcgaaaaatcctaaaaccctaaccctagccggcgatccgacgaaccctaaaccccgatcgtgtctcttgttcccgcatctgttccagctcgcgtccccgatcagcttcagcccaaggcgttcctgatcctaactcagacgttcgcgacccgagagcagctccagcacgcgacctcttcctcgttcgcgacaacatcagacagctcgcgtcccgttcgtgtccagctcgcggctcaactcctttggtggtccgattcaacaatcatctaaggttaaaaggtaattcaaaacctaagaacccataatcgaacatggattgattgataaagaatgaaaccctaaaaccctaatctttatgaatcaaaaccatagggtaatagatcaaaaatcctaattgagtaaatcgaagctctaaaagttcgataccccaaaccctaaatcatgttcctacatgattaaaaccccaaatcggttttacaagttaaaatccgatataaccctatatctataaaccctaaacaatataagtatcagaattaattatactataattatcaaatcacatattaaaactctaatcaaatattttgaaatcaaaactgtttccggttttgatcattgaggttttaaatctgatttagtctgatgctatgttgctagaattgtttgaccagcctgttaaaacattgattgaatccgataggttgctagcttgctttgcttatataatccgataggttgatagattgattgaggtttacttgtttaaaatccgaatgatatGATTGCATGATTTTTGAGGTTTAAATCCATGTGAGTTAAGATTGATAGTTTTTATAACCTGATTGAATGATTTGAGGTTTAATATTGCATGTTAGAATCTGTtataatataaaccctaattcgaattgataaaccctaaaatagaaTCCGTGTATTGCATAATCCGAattgaatgttttgaggttTCATATTATACTAGGTTGATAGTTTCATGATATAATCAACTGTTCTGAGGTTTAAGATTATTTGCTAGAAgctgattgattgataaaaccctaatttcgaattgaaaccctaaaccctaatttgcgTATTCCTAAAATCAGATTGCTTGATTCCATCTTGCTAATATCAACCTTGAAACTGATAAATATCAGCCTTAaaactgattaataaaattgatagaatcagccttgaaactgattgttttggtttttcatgATTGAAACCCTATTTTTGGATCGAGACCCTAAATTGTGTAATGCTTGAATccgtttgattatttttgattattgatccaattgctagtcttgataaaaccTAATTGAATCTGACTGTTAGTCTAGCTAAATCTCATACCTGAAACTGATTGATTAATTGCTAAATCttgattgaatgttttaatattaccCTTGCACATATAGAATCCGATTGCTAAGATTGAGTGCATCATATCTACTTGGCTGTGTGGCCAGTTTGCATCATATATCATCCTGACCAACATGTTTATGTTATACGcatgatctgattattatcacctttgcatgatctgattgttttaaattgagGTTCCATAATTCCACTCCTGTACATATAGAATCAGTATGCTAGGTTTGGATTATAACCATATGGCCAcatgaaaacatatagaaattgCTTGTTTGATCGATACCCTTGCTTGATAAATCTTTGTGACTTATTATGCATCATATATCactttggccgtgtggccttattgcattatatcacatttggccgtgtggcttgtttGCTTATTAGAAATGTATTGACTTGATAGCATGTCTTGTTTATGGccgtattttaaatattttatgagatctaaaattgattgatatatgatttgagatgtcgaaaatcaacttggattttgctgccctaaatcactcaggagataattatttgaaatgggCACTGGATACTGagtttatcctaaagtcaaaggacttggtgaatgaatcacaaaaggcgataatgccaaatgagatagattgatacatggcaatattaattattagccatcatcttattaagagtctaaaagatcagtatctgactatagagaatcctctagacctttggacagagttaaaaaaaaatcgagatatgatcatcaaagaacggtgttattaccaaaagccctatttgattggaggaatcccagaatccaggactataagtccgtggatgagtctattgctagctgggaaaaataatggattactgattaGAAatagtgaattgagacctcctggattaaccccattacctgataccaataaggccgcagaagaaaaaaaagaaagaaaaggtaaccacatccagaatgatagaccacacggtcatggccgtggagggtggaaaggacgtggccatggccactataacacatttggccgtgggaatcactatggcagaggccgtgggtatcaacccaatttgagccatggtcaaggcagtggccgtggtatatcctttaaaccacaaagctcgaccaaatcagtgtgccatagatgtggaatgggaaaccattgggctaagatatgaaggactcccaaacatttttgtgacctctatcaaagagagtctggaagggaagaatcctgaaacccacttggtctataaagatggtgaaaataatttcgaacatgatcaagatgatcttatggaatatgagacttatgattgcctaaaagaatcaagttgataatctgatttcgacatcaaacttgtgtgattgctttgcttgtatgctttctctgatttttatctccttgaatttatttctattacattgtctgcttagattaaatgaatgaatgatttttctatatgagtacactaaAAAatgccaatataagtactaaagcaggtatcgctagtttgaaagaagactatggctaggctaatatattattgcctaagggtatgcatatagaaatcagtgatgccttatattcacccagctctaagagcaatagcatcctattgagttttaaagatataagaatgaatggtttccatattgaaacaacggaagaaggaaacaaagagttccttcagatatatgtataaaatcgcccaaggccataataagtcctaaagactttacatgcattctctactgacctagactatgcatagatcagtatgatagaggctaaaagcctgcgaaaatatacactttatggcacgaccggattggccatcctggtccaaacatgatgcaaaaattgatattcaaaaggcacacattaaaagataagaagagttatcccaaagaatctcacgtgtgtagcatgtacacaagggaaactcattaggccatcaccagtaaaacggctacgagcccctttttcataaataaagactatatgtctagataatactggtgaatacatgtcccaagcgtttaaatgattatggtatgtccatgggggtgagtgtggacaattctgtgatacatgtccataccaagaacggcttggccgaaatcttttaaaacgcaaataactaattgatagaccataacttatgaggtcaaaactccctttcacagcttgggccacacgaaatgcacctaagttaatacacATCAGGctatttagtgagcatagatatcccctatcacaattattaacgggtcaagatccagacataccccatcataagacatttggatgtgctgtctatgtactaattgctccaccatagagaactaagatgggacctctaAAGGAGGATGttgatatatgttggatatgattctcccacaataataaagtattttgagccaactatggttgattatatttgaggccaggtacacggattattttaagaccaggaggagaaaaaaaaaaccaaagctggtaaaagaatggtaaaagaaatagaatgtaATCAACCATCAAAATGtattggcaagatcctcggactaaagaatgtgaaatagacgtccaaagattatacatttacaaagctagctaatcaaatgccagacacatttgctgacccaaaaaagaatgactaagtcatatataaaccagcttgtaaagcaccaacgaatttgatgtccaagaagagacacaatcaagttgctacagagtctagacaacgtatgaaacgtggtagactaaataggttccaaaagataagaatcctcggaaacaaaagaaaggtgcagagaataataatcaaaatccaaattcgaggttactaaggaaaccatcccagacatggagataaggccggccggctctaaggtacaagtaccaaacaatgtagcttgggacgccaagctgtaAAGTATCAAAGGTCctaataataatgaatctcaatcgattatatcatgtctggaatataatggaaccaataaggaatgtcgacataagatgatttatttacatacaaggtagcacttgaatttatgaatataaacgaggatcatgaacccacgtcaatataagagtgcacactcgtagaacagattggattcaatggaaacgtggggttaaatagtttaaggaagaaagacgtatttggccatatgattaagacgccatatgatgttaaaaccagtggatataaatgagTCTTGTGAgaaatagaaatcgtgagatataaagctgatgttgcacaaggattctcacaaagaccagtaatagattatgaggagacatactctcaTGTGATGGATGcgactacttttagatttctcataagtctggctatataagagagaaaattagacttgcagcaagttgatgtagtgactgcatatttatatggtccactggataatgaaagtactagagggtattgagctgaaagtacatcaagttctcgagaacaatattaataatcatcaaagtatatgatctgaatatcctaggaacctctggatacaatttcccaaacagttgaatatctcaagaaagagtttgagatgaaagatcttggaaaacaaagttttgtttgggattacagcttgagtacattaacaatgaaatccttgtgcatcaaatagtatatacagaaaatggtactcaagagatttaatatggaccagtctcacccattatctagtacatgggcgtgagatcacttgttttggacactgatccattcaatccaaaggtggacgat
Protein-coding regions in this window:
- the LOC106396189 gene encoding solanesyl diphosphate synthase 3, chloroplastic/mitochondrial-like isoform X2 yields the protein MVVAEVPKLASAAEYFFKRGVEGKQFRPTILLLMATALNVRVPEALAAESADIVPSELRLRQRGIAEITEMIHVASLLHDDVLDDADTRRGVGSLNFVMGNKISVLAGDFLLSRACVALAALKNTEVVSLLATVVEHLVTGETMQMTSTTDQRHSMDYYMQKTYYKTASLISNSCKAIALLAGQSAEVAMLAFEYGRNLGLAFQLIDDVLDFTGTSASLGKGSLSDIRHGIITAPILFAMEEFPQLRTVVDQLEKDPTNVDIALEYLGKSKGIQRTRELAIEHANRAAAAIGSLPETDDEDVKRSRRALIDLTHRVISRNK
- the LOC106396189 gene encoding solanesyl diphosphate synthase 3, chloroplastic/mitochondrial-like isoform X1 — its product is MAEVRRHIFDNKPKRSRSAAFIGGHFDFSIIQSNKKSLRLLVGSVNKREEEEKMLITRGISRKFRSFYGCSRSLIASRRLAIIPDRSHSSCSDSTYKEGYVCRGTSYALTSPGFGSFRHQLYHQSSSVVEEELDPFSLVADELSLLSNKLRAMVVAEVPKLASAAEYFFKRGVEGKQFRPTILLLMATALNVRVPEALAAESADIVPSELRLRQRGIAEITEMIHVASLLHDDVLDDADTRRGVGSLNFVMGNKISVLAGDFLLSRACVALAALKNTEVVSLLATVVEHLVTGETMQMTSTTDQRHSMDYYMQKTYYKTASLISNSCKAIALLAGQSAEVAMLAFEYGRNLGLAFQLIDDVLDFTGTSASLGKGSLSDIRHGIITAPILFAMEEFPQLRTVVDQLEKDPTNVDIALEYLGKSKGIQRTRELAIEHANRAAAAIGSLPETDDEDVKRSRRALIDLTHRVISRNK
- the LOC106396429 gene encoding transcription termination factor MTEF1, chloroplastic, whose product is MPRGSNTHHLFFFLLKAISSLSPSLLTSTMSAALSSSLYISPKKPSSPQLSQSTKPTTIKTTLHTHPLFSVADQAVTLQMKEKILCLELMGIDSGKALSLNPFLRSASLDSVEAVLNFLQSKGIYPNDLPRILGMCPKILTSDIRTELNPVFTFLSSDLHVPDNAFRRVVKKCPRLLISTVEDQLKPALFYLQRLGFKDLDALAYQDPVLLVSSVEHTLIPKLRFLESIGFSRSEAIGMILRCPALFTFSIENNFKPKLDYFMCEIKGKLENLKEFPQYFAFSLEKRIKPRHLKSMERGLELPLALMLKSTDEEFEQLLLQIEPSPVVNV